A region of the Candidatus Eremiobacterota bacterium genome:
ATCGACCACGGAGATGGTTCATATACGGTCTCCCTGCCTGGCCTGGAGCATGATATGGGGAAGGGACTGGAAGTGAAAGTCGATTCCCTCTTCCCCGGAGGGGAGGGCCCTGAAGGACGGCCGCTCTACGCCGGTGCCGGCGACAGTGAAGGTGGCAAAAACGAAATCTGGCCCATGCTCATAGAAAAAGCCTTCGCAAAAGCAAAAATCATGAATTACCAGTATATTGACGGAGATAACCCTGCCATCGCACTGACTTCCCTCACCGGCAAGGAGACCAGGACCATTAAAGTGAATGACGAAGGCGTCGATGCTTTTGAAGAGATGAAAAGAGGCATTGAAAACAGGTCCCCCATGGTTCTGGGAACGAGAAGATCGACAGGGGAACCGGAAGACGGCAGGCTCTTTCTGAATGCCGGCCTTAATGACTGCCACGCCCATGCGGTCATTGGCACCTCCATGGAGGATGGTAAAAAGATGGTTCACCTTTACGATCCCCATGGGAGGGAAATAAAAGTTGAATGGGACAGCGTAAAAAACCTGTTCCAATCCCTCGTCATCCTTTCTGAGTGATGCCTGCCGCCTGTCTCCACTCCCGCATACATTGTCGCAGCCTCCCTGTCTCTATGATGTCATACGGTATGCTCCGGATTATAGCTCACTAATGTAACCATATGGTGATCTCTTTATCAGGGCTATTTATGGATAGAATGCACACCTGCCTTACCTTCAGAAAATCATTGAAAGCGTGACGAGTATTTTATCGATGTGGTTCTCGGGCTCAGGCGCTCATTTTGAGACAATTCCCAAAGGCCCAGATGTTCAGGATTCTCTTTATTATACTCACAGAGCATTACTGACGGCATTCAGGGGGATCCGCTTCCCATACTTTTCTGATGAGCGCAGCCCAGCTCCTGCGACAGGCTCTTGAGGAAAGCAGAGGCTGCAGTGTATTTTACTCTTGGCCAGATAGCTCTGCCTCCATTAAAAACCGAAGCCCCCGGTCCCCGGGGGCCTGTTCCGTCAAAGAGCCTCGTCAAGAGGAAGCCCTCTAAAACTTCACGCCCAGTTTCACGACGGGCTTGAACTTGAAGGCCTCGTCCTGGTCGCCCTCTATCTGGGGGCCCGCCTTGAGCGACGCATTGACGGTATGACCGAACATCCTGATGGGGAACTTCTTGGAGACTCCCGCATACACCTCGTAAGAGGCGCCGAACTCTCCCGAGGCCGTCGCGTAGCCCACCTGCTCCTTGGCCTCGACTGACCAGTCATAGCTCATTCCCCAGGCCTTCGCATCCTTTCCCGAGAGTTCCTGGCGGAACGTGGCCGTGAGGGCCGTGTTGTTCTCGGCGAAATCATGAGTTGCCCCGGCTGCGGCGTCAAGGCGCAGGTGCCTTCCGCTGCCGAGATCCTTGTCCCAGCGGCGGAAGGCGAGCACATCGGCCGAGAGTGTCCTCTCTCTCTCGGTAGTCCATGAAGTCTCGCCATCCTTCGCCTGACGCTCCCCTGAAAGGGTATCCACCTCGTGAGCCCGGAAGCCCCCGCGCACTCCCTGGCTTACCGTCCAATCGCCCCTCTGCTCTGTTCTGGAGAGCTCTGTCCTGAGCAGATCGACTTTTGTCTCGAGGCCGAGGGACGCCTTTCCACCGAGCTTTCCATCTTCGAACTCGGGTTTCACCTTCGGCTTCACGCGGACCCGGTAATCCATATAGTCAACCTTGAGCTTGTACGATCCAACTTCTCTTTCATAGTTGGCGCTTTTCACCCTTCTGAGCGAATCGTCGGCGCTCTCGAAGACTCTTTTCAGCATTCCCGGCCTGGCTTCTTTCTTCCCGCTGAGGAGGGCGCTGGCATCAATTCCTATGCGGCCTTCCTCGGAAGGGGCATCACCTGCTTCCAGGGCTTTCTCATCGGCCCCGGCTGCCGGTGTGGCGGCCTTTTCTTCGGGGGCCACCCTGGGCATTATGTCCCTCTCGAGGAGGGGGAGGCCGCCGGGATTCCTGAGGGAATCGATGTGCTGAAGGGTCCTGTTGTAGAAGGAAGCAAGGTCCCTTACGCCGTTGCCTGTGATTTCGCCTTTCTGCACCGAGGGGGTTTCATTTCCCGGGAAGGCGCAGCTCTCTTTGCTGTCTGCGGTCTGGCGCCCGGCGGTATCTACGGCAACCGGCACCTGTTGAGTGACATACGCTTCGTTGCTGCTCAGTGCACTTATCATCGGGCTCTCCCCCTTAGCATATGTTATCACTATAAAATGATAACATATTTTTGTGTTGATTATAATATACCAGATTGTGACAGTAATGTCAAGACTTCAATGCAAGGTCATACTCATCAAGGTCCCGGGGACGGAAATCCAGGGGAATCACCCTTCCTGTCCATCGAAGAGACTTCAAAAACAATGAGGTATCTGTAAAAAATAGAACTTTTCAAGAGGAGAGAGGAGCCGACGCCGACATCGCTGACAGTGAAGGGAGGACCGCCCTGCTTCATGCGGTAAAGCTCCATGATATGAAGCTTGTTGAGCTTCTCCTGGAATACCGCGCCGATCCCAATATCTGCTCATCTGAAAAGGAAACGCCTCTCATCGAGGCGGTTGAAGCCGGGAATGCCGTCATGATTCTCGCGCTCCTCTCCGGAGGGGCCGAGGTGAATGGCAAGGGCCTTAATCAGTGGACGCCCCTTTTCAAGGCCGTGATGAATCACAATATGGAACTCGTGGAGCTTCTCATCTCCAGGGGAGCCTTGGTGAATGCCCGTTCCATTGAAGAGACAGCCCGCTCCATAAGGCGGCCAGGTTGAACAGCCGCCCTCTTCTTCAGTTGCTTCTGCGAAACGGTGCTGAGCGGGATGCCAAGAACCTGAAGGGTGAGACTCCCCTTGACATGGCCCGGGAGTTCAGGGCGCTCGGCACAATAGAGCTGCTTGGGGGGAGCGCCGCGGTGAAGGAAGTAAAAGGCGCTCAGTTCAAGGAAAAGATGGATGATTTTCTGTGGTGGCTCCGTATTCCCTCAGAGTTGTTCAAGACGATGGCCCGGCCCCCCTCTGATGAGCCCTGGGAAGCTTCGAGCGAGGGGAGGGTACCCCTCACCCTTGGAGAAAGGGCACAGAGACTCGATGAGGCCATTCAGTCTGAGGTGGACTGCCTCGCCCGCTATGTTGACATGGGAGCCATCAACTCCCGCGATGCCGAGATTGACGGCGGCAGGTGGCGCGATCTCTACGAAGGGTGGCGGTGATGCGAACTCTCATCTTCATCGCATCTTCACATCGAATTCACGGTTTTTTCAAATTTGTTCTGTATAATATGGTTATGACACGACAGAAAAGAAAAGAGGCGATAACAGTGATACAGAGAGTATTCAGGGGTGGAACAGCCAGAATAAGCGTCTGCTTCCGGTGTATTTCGGGCCAGGTGGCTTTTATAGTGAACATGCCTCTCTGAAGATGCTTTTCCCCCCCATCCGTGCGGGCAAGGAAAGGGAGGTTCCGGTACATGAAAAATGGGAAGGAGCGGGTTCGAACCACCATGGAGCATAGCTCGCTGGATTTACAGTCCAGTGCGATTAACCACTTCTTCCTGCCGCACTTTTTAACGAGCCTCGCCAGAAAAGCAGGATCGATCCTGAACCCGAGGCTCTCAGCTTTGCGGACATCACGCAAGGCTCTGTGGTGAGCCTGTCAGCCTATCGCCGGGGCCTTGCGTAGACCCTCACAGGATTGCCGTAAAGCCCTCCTCCCAGGTCCCCGGGGTCCGCAATTCTGATTCTCTCATGGATTCCCATTTTGCTTGAGAACAGGCCGTCTTCATCCTGAATGACCGCATGATAGCACAGGGGACCCTGGTAATTCGCATAATCGGGCCCCCAGGCTCCCCTCCTTATCTCGTAGTCTTTGCCGTCTGAGGGGGTAAACCCGTATAAAACGACCTTCTCAATCCCTTCCCGGAGGGAATAGTCCAGGGTGTCAAGGGGCTTGAACCCATGCGCTCCATAAAACTCGTCAAATCTTTCCACGAACACCTTGGGCTCGATAATCTCTTTCTCGTTTCGGACACTGTTTGCGATGCAGTTGAAGCGGGGCTTCCCATCCTTGCCGTCGGTGGCCCCCGAGAGAGCCTCGTACTTTTCCGGCGTGAGCCTGGGGAGGTCCTGCTGGTGCTCCCGGAGATACCGGTCGAATGTTTCTCTCACCTCGGGGTGTGCCCTGGTATCCAGCTTTTTTCCTGCTTCCTCGGGAGCGCCTTTATGGTCAGCAGCAGCATCGCCGGCAGGGCAGGGCCGGCTTTCATCATATCCATGTGCCTTTGGCGGGAGCATGATGTCAGGCTTTTTCCCAAGCTCTTTTGCCGCCCTCAGAAGCTCAATTGCCCCGGAGGCCATGCTGTCAGCCACTTTGAGGGCCTCGGGAACGGGGGGATTGAACTCCTTGCCGTCCTCCATGGTAAGCGCATAGATTCCCTTGCGGCGATAAAGGTAATCGTCAGTCTGGCCGTTGACGTTATACGACAGCTCCGGCCTGTAGCTTTCTCCCTGCGGCTTCCCCACGGCGCCTATCATGCGCTTCTGAAGATTCTCAAAGATTTCGCGGTCGTGAGCATCAGTGACGCTGTCGGGAATCATGACCTTCTCGCCATGGGAGTGGAAATCACAGGCGACCCTTATCTCGGGATGCTCATCGACAATGCCGGCGATATGCCTTGTCTCGGGCTCTGAAAAGGGGGCCGGCCCCGGATAGCCATCGTGCTGTGTCCATCTTCCCAGAAGCTTGTTATTGTCTGTGGGATGGGGCAGCATCCCCTTCTCCCTGATTATCTTCTGCTGCTCCGGCGAGGCGCCCTGTGGGTATGGCGTCCACTCGATATCAAAATTCCTGTTGATGTCAACGCCCTTGTCGCCGCTTCCGCTCCCGGCGAGGGGAGCCCTTGTCCTTCTCCATTCAGGATCGTCATGGATGGCGTAATTGAGGCCGTCGGGGTTTGTGACAGGGACCACATAGATATTCAATGAATCAACAAGGTCCGTCAGCTCCCTGACCTTGGGATCATCGCTCCCGGGCCTGTAGTTTGCGCAGAGCTGCTCCAAGAGCTCGACCATCGCAAGAGGATTCATCTTCTCCCTTCCATGGGGAGATGCCATGAAAAGCGCGCCGGGCTTTGAGGCTTTGTCACCTTTCCCGCTCGATATTGTGACATAGCGGAGCGGCGCGGGCCCCCGGAGCGAGGCGTTCTTCCCGTCATAGCCGGCAGTGCCGTACTCCCGCGTGGTTACCTTGACAAGGTCAGGATATTTTTCTGCAAGCTTCAACACCCTGTCGTCTATCTGCCGCGCATCCATGTAGTCATTGACAAAACCCCTGGCGAAAGCGGTCCTGGAAGATCCGGGGGCGGTGGACGTCACCCCGTAGCGCGCCGCAAAATTAATGCCCTTCTCTTCTCCCTGAGGCGCAGAGGGTGCTCTTTCCTGTAAAAGGCTCAATGTGCCATTTTTATTGGCCACCAGGCTGCTGTCCCGATGCTGATCACTCGAAGGCGCCGCCTGTGGCTCTGCCTGGAGAGAAGCCTGAGGGGGAGCTGCTTCCGCCTGGGGCCCGGGGGCCCGGGGGATCCTGAAATTATCCCTCAGTGCATCAATGTGGGCTTCTGCCAGATCAGCAGGTGCCCTGCCTTGCCCGCGCACTATATCGCCGGAGCTTTCCATGGTGTCCTGCGGTTCGGCTGAAGGGCTCTGTTCTCTTTCAGAGCTCTTTTCACCATGGGGCGCCCTTATGTTGTTCAATTCCCTGCCATAGCCGATCTGTGCACGCATGTTCATGATAAGCATGGTGGATCCCCCTCTTCAGCTATTCATATGCCACTGTTCCATACTACTATAAACCGCTCAAGGAGCACTCAAGGAATACTCAAATCCGGAGGAAGAAGGGCTCTTTGGGAAGAAGAAGCAAGGAGGATTTCCGGCAGGCCTCCTGCAGCCACAGAACCTTACAAGACCTTGGGAGCGTGTTATGGCTCAATACTGCAATGGGTACGGCAAGGAAAACAATGAAAAGTGGAAGCGCGCCGTTGTGTTTATGGCGCTTCTCCTTACCGGGCTCCTGCCTGGCTGCGCGATGCGGAAGGATTCCGCCTCCCGGCCTCAAGCGACACCTTCACCGCCGGCGATCCAGGCCGCCGTACCCACGCCTGCGGCGACTGCCTCGAAAGCGCCTGCCCCACAGGCCCTGCCGCCGCAGAAGAATAACCCGAAGGACGGCGCCGCCATGATCCTCATCGCCGCCGGCGACTTTCTGATGGGCTCCCCCGAGCACAAGGGCGATAGTATCGAGAAGCCTCAGCACAGGGTGTATCTTGACGCCTATTATATCTCCAAATACGAGGTGACCAACGGGCAGTTCAGGAGATTTATCAGCGAATCGGGCTATGACGCCGAGGGGAGCTGGAAGGACTATGCCCTCGAGGGAAGGGACACTCACCCCGTGGTGTGCGTCACCTGGAACGACGCGAAGGCTTATTGCGAATGGGCGGGAGGGTCTCTCCCGACTGAGGCGCAGTGGGAGAAGGCCGCCCGGGGTGTTGACGGGAGAGTCTGGCCGTGGGGAAACAAGTGGGACGGCACGGAATGCAACTGGGGCAAGGGGCCGAAGGTGGCAGGGAAGGCTGATATATGGAAAGGGAGGGGCACGGCGCCTGTAGGCTCATTCCCTGCCGGTGTGAGCCCCTGCGGCGTCCATGACATGGCGGGGAATGTGGCGGAGTGGTGCGGTGACTGGTTCAGCGAGAGATATTACCTTGAGAGCCCTTCAGATAACCCCGGGGGGCCGGCGAGCGGGCAGACACGCGTGATACGCTTCGGCAACTGGTTCTCCGGCTCACCCGAAGTCAACCGGTGCGCCTCCCGTGAAGGGTATCTTGCTGACCGCTGGCTCAACTTCCTCGGATTCCGCGTAGTTCTTGCCGCCACTCTGCCCTGAAGGTGCCACCTGAGGAGAGGTATTGATTTTTGTTGTACCTTGGGTTATACTATTGGTAGGAGTGATGCCCATGGCTACCATAAAAACCGCCATATCCATTGAAAAAGACCTCTTTACCCGGGTTGAAGAGCTTGCCCAGGTCATGCATGTTTCCCGAAGCAAGGTGTTCCAGGAAGCCTTGCTCGCTTATCTGGAAAAGTATGAAAACCAGCAGCTGCTCGCCGAGCTTAATCGTGCCTACGCAGACAGCACCACAACTGCAGAACAGGATTGGCTTCACAACACAAGCATACACCATACAAAAATAGTTAAAGACCAATGGTAATTGAACAAGGCGATATATACTGGATTGAGCTCCACGCCCCGACAGGCTCTGAACCGGGGTACCGCCATCCCCATGTGGTTGTTCAGAATAATCTTTTCAACCGGAGTAAGCTCAATACAGTAGTAGTCTGCGCCCTGACCTCAAATCTGCAGAGAAGGACCGCCCCGGGGAATGTTATACTCGCCAGAGGAGAGGCAAACCTTCCCAAGCACAGCGTCGTTAACATAACCCAGCTTGTTACGGTAGATAAATCGGCCTTTCGAGAAAAGATCGGAAAGCTTTCCCGGGAGAAAGTGGCGGAAATACTCAATGGAATACGCCTGCTCACCGAACCGCGGGAAGTTGACTAACCAAGGGAGAGGTATGACCATTCAAGGAAGAATACAGAATAAGAGCCTCTTTTTATCTCTTGCCGCGGCTCTCCTGTCACTTGCCCTTTTCTCCTTGTCTTCCGCCCTGGCGGCGGGAGACAAGGAAGGCCTCCAGGTGAAATCCTTCCTCTTCAGGACCGATCCTCCCGGCGCCCGTGTATACCTGGTCGGCGACGACGGCATGGAAAGGGAGATCGGTGTGAGCGGGAAGCCTTTGCCTGTCACTGCCGGAGACGAAATCTACGTCTTTGTCCTTAAGCTCCAGGGCTTCCTGGAAGAAAGGCTGGTCCTCACCAAGGGCGATATAGAGTTTCATCAGTCATATCCTCCCGAGCACAGGCCCCCTTTAAGGCTCCCTTCACCCCTGCGCAGGGTGGTGTTCCGCACCTTACCGGAAAAAAGCGAGGTCAGGCTTCTTGGGACAGCGGCTCAAGGCGACGGGGAACTCCTGGGCCTCTCGGGGATCCCTCTTGAGCTCAACCTGGCGGAATTTGCCGCCGGCAGCGAGGCCTTCTTCGCCATAAGGCGGAAAGGCTACAGGGACCTCCGGTTTTCCCTGAAGCCCCATGACTTCAAGCCTTATTCTCCGCAGGCCCTGATCTCCCATCCCCCCGAAGGGAAAGAGCCTCTCGCCCTCGAGCCCGCAACTGTCTGCGTGAAGATGGCCTTGTGGCTTTCACGCTACAGGCTGACCATAGCAGTAATTGCTCTCATCATGGTGCCTTCGGCACTCCTCATGGCGCTCAAGATCTCAAGGATGAACGCCGAAAAGCGCAAGTGGAGCGCCTGGGAGGCCCTCACGGCCGGCGTGAACAGGGAGGACCCCATGTTCAACAAGGCCCTGGGAGGCTACGTGCTTGTAGAGAAGATCGGCCAGGGAGGGATGGCGGCAGTGTACAGGGCGGTCCCTGAGGAGACGCGCTCGGAAAAGGAGGAAGTGGCTATAAAGGTGATGGAGCTCGACGAGGAGAGCGAAAAGAATTACCTCAGGAGGTACAGGCGCGAGGTGAAGATACTGAGCGAACTCAGCCATCCCAATATTCTCCGCATCCTCAATTATGGAACCCAGGGTAATCTCTTTTATCTCATTACCGAGCTCATAAGGGGAAGAACGCTGGAATCGGAAATCAAGGAGGGCGGCATTGAGCTTGAAGCCTTCAGCACTATCATCAGGCAGGTCCTTGACGCCCTGATTCATGCGCACAGAAAGGAGATACTGCACCGGGACATCAAGCCGGGGAATATCATGATTGACGGGCAGAGCCACGTGACGGTGATGGACTTCGGCCTTGCCAAGGGCCGCCACTACTCGGCGATCACCGACACGGGGCTTACCCTGGGAACGCCTGACTACATGGCTCCCGAGCAGGTGACGACAAAAATCGTGGACTCCCGCACCGATGAGTACTCCCTCGGCGTCCTTGCCTATGTCCTTCTCACGGGGGCCCTTCCCTTCTACGATGAATCGCCCTTCAAAATCATGTACCGCCACGTGACGGAGCAGCCGCCTCCGCTTCGGGCCGTCAGGCCCTCTCTCCCCGGAGCGCTTGAAGCGGTGGTGCTCAGGATGATGGAAAAGGAGCCTGACAAGCGTTACCAGGCTCTCGAAGAGGTGAAGGCAGCTTTGGAAGAGGCCCTGGCGCGCACGGCAGGAAGCCCGCCGCCGGCGGAGGGCGAAGAAAGATGACACGGGGTCTTCCCATATCATTCTCAGGCTCGGTATGCCCCCAGTTGTTTCTCATCTCAATCATGTCGCTTGCGCGCTCATATCCCAGGAATGGAGTCTGTCCCCAATAACTCCATCTGTTACAATGAGGAGCCATCCGGAAGAGCCTGGGGAGATGTGCAGACAGAAGATGGCTCCATCAGAGACTTACTTTGATCGTATTGTCCTTGTCTGTCAAAAGGCTCAGAAAGTCTTCAACCGGCAGTACCGCGCCTCCGCTGCGGTACTTGCCCGGTTCGGTGGAAAACTGCACCTGCCTGTCGTTGATAACAAGCTCTTTAGGCGTATAGCAGCCTTTCCTGACTGAGTATTCCAGTCTCACTCTCCTGCCCATGAAGCTGATTTCTGCCTTCACGCCATCGAAAGCACGGGGCATTACAGGGTCGATGATTACCTTGCCGGCCTCATGGCGTAATCCCAGCAGGCGCGATATGATCAGGGTGATGTAGATTCCCGGGCCGCTGGAGTACACACGCCATCCTCCACGCACGGAAAAGCTGCCTTTCAGCACTTCACCGTAGCGCTCATCGGCCTCGTAGCGGTTCCTGAAAGCGACGTCGGAGCTGCTGTAGTAGCAATTGGCCTGGCGTATGTCGCCGCATGGCACCACGGTGCGATAACCGACCGGGTTTGCCTGTCGCAGGGCTTTCACGAATGCGTCGGCTCTCCCGGTTACCGCCTGCGATTCGGCATAGCGGATGTGTTCGTGTATATACATGAGCCCTATTTCCCGGCCGAAATGTGTGCTGCTCTCGGCACGCTGGAAAATCTCCTGTATGCCGCCCCGGTATTTCAGCGGGCGGTCCATCAGCCGCGCCCCGTCCGGGCCTTTGAGTTTACTTTCAATGAGTTCCTGGTGCATTTCAGCCTGTTCCCGCGTAAAAAGCTCACTGAGCACACCGCGATCCATGGGGAGCAGGCTGTAACTGATACGCGTGGTCCTGTCGGTCGGATGAAGCAGAACAGCGATACTGCCGTCGTCTTCCACCAGGCCGTAGCCGGCAACCACTCCATCCTTCACAAGGCAGCGGTTGAAATCTTCCTTGATTTTTTCGCAGATGGCCTTCAGCTCCGCTGCTTTCGCATGACTGCCTGCCCATTCATATACCATCCGGTACTGGTCAAAGGCCTGGTAGTTCATCTCCACCGTCCAGCTTGAAATCAGTCGCCTGGCGAACTCTTCGCTCACGGGCTGCAGCGAGTCGTTCCAGTCGCCTCCGCCGAAAGGAACAAGTGCCGTTCCGGGTATGAAGGAGCGGCGGATCATTGTGATCAGCCTCTCCATATGCTCGCTCAGAGAGGTCTTCTCGGCGAAATCAGGCCCTTTTTCGTGGTAATAAGGAAGCACCTCATCAAGGACCGGCAGGTCGCGTGTTACCCTGATGTAGCTTGACAGTGAGAGCATGCACCAGTACCAGACATCGCCGTGGCAGTCGCCCGCCCTGATGGTGAAGTAGCTGTCAAACATCCACCACTGCGGCCAGTCGCCCGCCGGGTTCTGGTTGGCAAAAATGGTGAGCAGCACCCTGCGGGCTTCGGCATATCTTCCTGTTCCAAGAAGCAAATCGAAAGGCCCCTGCGAAACGTCACGGGTGCCCCAGGCCGCCCCGCCAAACTGCTCGAGGCCGTGGGGGGTGAGATAATGGGTGAGCGCATTGAGCCCGAACCAGGGCAGTATTTCGCTGATGGCCTGCACATCAGCTCCTTCACCGGTCAATTCAAGATGCATCAGCAGGTCCTCGAGCTGTGCCTGGGCCTTTTCAAGATCAGCGGTGAACTGCTCTTCGGGATCCTCTACTCTTCCCTCGCGGCAATGCCGGCACACCTCGCCGATAATACTGAGACTCGCATAATCGGTATCATCAATGCTGAGTGCCAGCAGTCTGTCCCTGTAATCCGCGGTGTCCGGGAAACCTGAATCGGCCCCTTCTTTCAGATTCCCTGTATGGGTGTTCACCAGCAGGCGGAATCGCGCATGCGGGAATCTGCTGCGTATCATATCCGAAGCGCCGGGTCTTACGGTGTATTCACCCGGAGCGCTCGAAGGCTCAACGGTCCACGTATTCGTGCCGTCGAAATGATGGGTGACCGTAAGGTTTACAGGAGCGCCTGCAAGTACCCGGAAGCTGAGGTTGACGCGGGGGGCATCCTTGGAGGTCCATGTGCGGACTTCGAACATGCCGCCGCCGTGCTTATAAATCCATCGGCAGAAATTAACACCCATCTCGAAAGCTGAGGGGATACCCAGCAGGTACTTCTTCCCGCCGGCTTCCACGAAAATGCGCTGCCCCGCCTCCCGGACCTGGTTGAACTGCGTGGCGCAGATGGAGAGCAGCACATTGAAATTCGTATTGCCCTGGGTGACGTGCGAGTTGAAAACCCCGAACATGAAAGCGGTGGTTGACAGGATGTCCTCGTCGGCAGCAAGGCCTGCCCGTGCCTGCATGATATGGCCATGGGGACGATCCGTCAGCAGCTCCTTGGCCTTGAGCACCACATGAGCGTTTTTCGAATGGAAAAACGACAGCAGCTGCCCGTCCACGATTTCTTCATGCCTGCGCTCAGTTCCGAAAAAACGGCTGATTTCCTCACTGTCTAAATCGTCAACAGCGAGGAAAGGCGAGGTGTTGAAAAGGTTCCTGACAGGTTCGTCACATGCAGCCTGGTCAGGAGGCTCAGCCGCAGGTTCAAATTCCGCGAAAAGCGCCGGCAGCCGCTCAAGGTCGTCGGCGGATGTGGCTCGAGGATGATCGGGAAGGTAAGTGCCGGCAAAAACGCTTTGATGTTCTTCGCCCGGATTCAGGGTAAAGGGCTTTTCCTGCAGGGCCACCACTGATGACTCGCCGGCATATTCACCTGCAAGCTCGGGCATCAGCAGGCCTTCAGGAATGCCTGTCAGGCGGAAGCTTCTCCCGTAGAACTGCATTCCGTCAGTGCTTCCGGCAAGGGCGCCATTTGCACATCCAATTAAAAGCCAGGGATGGCCCGCAGCCTCCCTCATATTCTGCCGGCAGCAGACAACCGCACCGAACCTGGCATCAGTAAGGACCCGCCGTTCAATATACTGGCTAACATAATATTCATTCACCAGACTGTCGGTGCTCCCCTTGAGGCCGACATCCTGCTGGTACACGACGTCATATTCAGCAGCCACCGCTCCATTGTTTTTCAGATCGACCGTCCATCGCCAGCTGGGGCTGGCAGCTGAGAGCTGCAGGCTCACCGAGTATTCAAGTCCTTCCCAGCTGCCGGCAGCCGTATAGGCGGCGCCGTTCAAGGCAAACCGGCCTTTGCCTGCCGGGCCCGTAAGCGCCGTGTAGTCAATGCCATGTCCCCGCCTGCGCAGGTAAAGGTTTGCGCCTGAAGGCGAATAGGGTGAAGCGGACCGCAGGCTGATCCTGACAGGGCCGGCTTCGATACGGCGCACCGATCCGTTTCCGAGGAACTCGATGGAAAGTCCTTTGACGCTGCTGTTATTCATTCAGCTCAGCTCCAAGCTCAGAATCATTTCTTTCTTATGCAGGTGCGAATACCTGATGACAACCCTATGACCGGGAAACGACATTTCAGGCGGCCGGCCGTCGAGGGTTGCAGTCTTTACCCTGCCTGCCTGAGGGCCTTCCAGTACCAGTTCACCTTCCAGGTCGCGGTCGCCGAACAGGGTCATGACAATCTGGTTATCATCGGCATCTATGCTCAGCAAATCTGAAGTGCAGTGCAGCAGGCTGATTCCTTCGGCAAGGCTCAGGCACAGAGGCGAGAGCACCGCATACAGTGGCGGCCAGGGCATTTCCTTCTGTGAATAAGGAAGGCTTATGATTTCACCATTTCCGGGATGGGTATAGGTAACCTTGCCCGTGTGCTCCTCGTTGTAGTAGTTCGCGGCAAAAAGCAGGGCTGATTTATCAGGCGTGAAGCGCTCGCGGACAGTCACGTGGTAGGTGCTGGATGCTGCCTGTTGAAGCCTTGCCCCCGACTGCCCCAGGAGCTTCTCATAGACCGGCTTATGCCCTTCGGTATCGAAACCGAGCCACGTGCCGAGGTGGATAAAGCTCCCTTTCCCCAGATTTCCGGCCAGCCCGCACACTGAGCCATTCAGCGTCCTGGCAACGATCTCAGCTCCGTTCAAGGATTCACCGGAGTAGGTCAGTATAGGGCTGGCACATCTCACATCGAGGTGCTCGTACACATCAATCAGAGGGGAGTCCATCACTACAGCGCCGTCTGGATGAGCTCCGAAGGCTTCGCGGATCAGCGTGCAGGGCTTTTGCGACAGTTCCCGGTCGGGCAGGCAGGGAAATATCACCAGCTGCCCGCCTGCCGAGGTGTAGTCAAGCAGTTTCTGCTGCTCAGGCGCATTCATCTCGTCGGTACAGAACGCCCACACCTGCCTGTAACGGCTCATGGCGGCACCAGCAGCCTGGCCCAGGTCAAGCATGTCGTACTCAATGTTCAGCACCTGCAATATCCTGAGCAGCCCGTCAAAAAATGCCGGCCGCCTGATTGACCACGCATTGAACATCAGGCCGGAAGCAGCCGGAACCGGACGCCCAAGCTCCGAGGCATAATAGGGTGAA
Encoded here:
- a CDS encoding C2 family cysteine protease, which produces MDLFSPLSCSGAQLLRDFHGEMQNQQGAPELPRASTDSAPAGQLPNCGSSFLHSFYLTTLAAIDRIRFPGVFPDLTQLAREQKPPEPPLEKSHDSDDMEKSFQELYRRDQEEFKRKIATPGEQPELARDDNDQPHQARYRRIRNATPFVQGTSDTGAIAPDDVKQGKLGDCWLLASLAALASARPDIVEKAIIDHGDGSYTVSLPGLEHDMGKGLEVKVDSLFPGGEGPEGRPLYAGAGDSEGGKNEIWPMLIEKAFAKAKIMNYQYIDGDNPAIALTSLTGKETRTIKVNDEGVDAFEEMKRGIENRSPMVLGTRRSTGEPEDGRLFLNAGLNDCHAHAVIGTSMEDGKKMVHLYDPHGREIKVEWDSVKNLFQSLVILSE
- a CDS encoding ankyrin repeat domain-containing protein, which gives rise to MTLPVHRRDFKNNEVSVKNRTFQEERGADADIADSEGRTALLHAVKLHDMKLVELLLEYRADPNICSSEKETPLIEAVEAGNAVMILALLSGGAEVNGKGLNQWTPLFKAVMNHNMELVELLISRGALVNARSIEETARSIRRPG
- a CDS encoding M14 family zinc carboxypeptidase, giving the protein MLIMNMRAQIGYGRELNNIRAPHGEKSSEREQSPSAEPQDTMESSGDIVRGQGRAPADLAEAHIDALRDNFRIPRAPGPQAEAAPPQASLQAEPQAAPSSDQHRDSSLVANKNGTLSLLQERAPSAPQGEEKGINFAARYGVTSTAPGSSRTAFARGFVNDYMDARQIDDRVLKLAEKYPDLVKVTTREYGTAGYDGKNASLRGPAPLRYVTISSGKGDKASKPGALFMASPHGREKMNPLAMVELLEQLCANYRPGSDDPKVRELTDLVDSLNIYVVPVTNPDGLNYAIHDDPEWRRTRAPLAGSGSGDKGVDINRNFDIEWTPYPQGASPEQQKIIREKGMLPHPTDNNKLLGRWTQHDGYPGPAPFSEPETRHIAGIVDEHPEIRVACDFHSHGEKVMIPDSVTDAHDREIFENLQKRMIGAVGKPQGESYRPELSYNVNGQTDDYLYRRKGIYALTMEDGKEFNPPVPEALKVADSMASGAIELLRAAKELGKKPDIMLPPKAHGYDESRPCPAGDAAADHKGAPEEAGKKLDTRAHPEVRETFDRYLREHQQDLPRLTPEKYEALSGATDGKDGKPRFNCIANSVRNEKEIIEPKVFVERFDEFYGAHGFKPLDTLDYSLREGIEKVVLYGFTPSDGKDYEIRRGAWGPDYANYQGPLCYHAVIQDEDGLFSSKMGIHERIRIADPGDLGGGLYGNPVRVYARPRR
- a CDS encoding formylglycine-generating enzyme family protein → MAQYCNGYGKENNEKWKRAVVFMALLLTGLLPGCAMRKDSASRPQATPSPPAIQAAVPTPAATASKAPAPQALPPQKNNPKDGAAMILIAAGDFLMGSPEHKGDSIEKPQHRVYLDAYYISKYEVTNGQFRRFISESGYDAEGSWKDYALEGRDTHPVVCVTWNDAKAYCEWAGGSLPTEAQWEKAARGVDGRVWPWGNKWDGTECNWGKGPKVAGKADIWKGRGTAPVGSFPAGVSPCGVHDMAGNVAEWCGDWFSERYYLESPSDNPGGPASGQTRVIRFGNWFSGSPEVNRCASREGYLADRWLNFLGFRVVLAATLP
- a CDS encoding ribbon-helix-helix protein, CopG family, which codes for MATIKTAISIEKDLFTRVEELAQVMHVSRSKVFQEALLAYLEKYENQQLLAELNRAYADSTTTAEQDWLHNTSIHHTKIVKDQW
- a CDS encoding type II toxin-antitoxin system PemK/MazF family toxin; amino-acid sequence: MVIEQGDIYWIELHAPTGSEPGYRHPHVVVQNNLFNRSKLNTVVVCALTSNLQRRTAPGNVILARGEANLPKHSVVNITQLVTVDKSAFREKIGKLSREKVAEILNGIRLLTEPREVD